A genomic region of Plasmodium falciparum 3D7 genome assembly, chromosome: 11 contains the following coding sequences:
- a CDS encoding metabolite/drug transporter, putative, whose translation MKKWKEKRRWHINIILMFLHHFFDRINYSMRNTFLHDHYIFMKFKKNKIIGLLSIINSSVCLVISPIVGYYCDKHKKERKKMLQFISVSYLLVNIIHYMFIRTNSLSLIIFVTAISKMLHECSHVITESIFIESIDRGKKSLIFTYQKLISTVATMLGPFFCLILFYVYNDKWNIKNIFIIFQFSILTIVPQTIISFLWENKTVDTIKNSEEIELLTKKNDKKYMFCFSTKHIPYIVFVSHMITLAGAGMTFKYFSLFLKSEYKVSPILMCILNIVIPVLLTVFTYISQKLSKCIGRAQVSLFFTTIGFLLLCSLLYIQNYKDVLKVHVFRSVFQNCTNSIDKSILYDFIDTNRYTGRWMGVQSLYYLVWSISAYFGGWLSDISSYRNTFKITTFFYLISLIIYAPLLWLVPVKEIV comes from the exons atgaaaaaatggaaaGAGAAAAGAAGATGGCATATAAACATTATATTGATGTTTCTACATCATTTCTTCGATAGAATTAATTATTCAATGCGGAACACATTTTTACatgatcattatatatttatgaaatttaaaaagaataaaattattgGTCTTTTATCAATTATTAATTCAAGTGTCTGTTTAGTTATATCACCAATAGTTGGATATTATTGTGATAAgcataaaaaagaaagaaaaaaaatgttacaaTTTATATCAGTATCTTATTTATTAGTcaatattattcattatatgtttatacgGACCAATAGCTTAAGTCTAATCATATTTGTAACAGCTATTTCAAAAATGCTCCATGAATGTTCTCATGTAATAACAGAGTCGATCTTTATAGAAAGTATAGATAGAG gaAAAAAGAGCTTAATTTTTACCTACCAGAAACTCATAAGTACCGTTGCTACCATGCTAGGACCATTTTTTTgtctaatattattttatgtttataacgATAAatggaatataaaaaacattttcatcatatttcaattttctatattaacTATTGTCCCACAAACAATTATAAGTTTCCTCTGGGAAAATAAAACAGTAGATACCATAAAAAATTCAGAGGAAATTGAATTgctaacaaaaaaaaatgataaaaaatatatgttctgTTTTTCTACGAAACATATACCATATATTGTTTTTGTCTCTCACATGATAACCCTAGCCGGAGCAG GAATGACATTTAAATACTTTTcgttatttttaaaatcgGAATATAAGGTTTCACCAATATTAATGTGTATTCttaatattgttattccGGTGCTGTTAACTGTTTTTACATaca tTTCACAGAAATTGTCCAAATGTATTGGAAGGGCTCAGGTTTCTTTGTTCTTTACAACCATTggtttttt gCTTTTATGTTCACTACTATATATTCAGAATTATAAAGATGTCTTAAAAGTACATGTTTTTAG GAGCGTTTTTCAAAATTGCACGAATTCAATAGATAAAagtattttatatgattttattGATACTAACAGATATACAg gaAGATGGATGGGTGTACAAAGCTTATACTATTTAGTATGGTCCATTAGTGCTTATTTtg GTGGTTGGTTGTCGGACATATCGTCATATAGAAATACATTTAAAATAACAa CATTCTTTTATTTGATCTCATTAATAATTTACGCTCCCCTATTATGGTTAGTTCCTGTTAAGGAAATTGTCTGA
- a CDS encoding DNA-directed RNA polymerase III subunit RPC8, putative, with protein MFSLFRIEDVLNIETHFKDSEIKNVIEFLLRAKYIDKVIQNVGFCVGLYDIIEIKNKEIIKGSGEIRLKVIFRLVIFQPFENEIIEGFVKSSDSNGIIISLGFFENIRVNSANLKEPKEFDREKKEWYWTYEGIKFFYTKDELIRVRILDTYFSDPNEMNKDESIPSMSITGTVQQDGLGLVKWWK; from the exons atgTTTTCTCTTTTTCGTATAGAAGATGTTTTAAATATAGAAACTCATTTTAAAGATAgcgaaataaaaaatgttattgaatttttattaagagctaaatatattgataag GTTATACAAAATGTTGGTTTTTGTGTAGGTTTGTATGatataatagaaataaaaaataaggaaattATAAAAGGTAGTGGGGAAATTAGATTAAAGGTTATTTTTCGCTTGGTTATTTTCCAGCCTTTtgaaaatgaaattataGAGGGATTTGTTAAAAGTTCAGATTCTAATGGAATAATAa ttaGTTTAGGTTTCTTCGAAAATATACGTGTAAATAGTGCAAATTTAAAGGAGCCAAAAgaatt tGATAGAGAGAAAAAGGAATGGTACTGGACTTATGAaggaataaaatttttttatactaaAGATGAATTGATAAGAGTACGAATATTGGACACTTATTTTAGTG atccGAATGAAATGAATAAGGATGAGTCCATACCATCCATGTCAATAACg gggACTGTACAACAAGATGGTCTTGGTTTAGTAAAGTGGTGGAAATAa
- a CDS encoding DNA-directed RNA polymerase III subunit RPC8, putative, protein MFSLFRIEDVLNIETHFKDSEIKNVIEFLLRAKYIDKVIQNVGFCVGLYDIIEIKNKEIIKGSGEIRLKVIFRLVIFQPFENEIIEGFVKSSDSNGIIISLGFFENIRVNSANLKEPKELEKKEWYWTYEGIKFFYTKDELIRVRILDTYFSDPNEMNKDESIPSMSITGTVQQDGLGLVKWWK, encoded by the exons atgTTTTCTCTTTTTCGTATAGAAGATGTTTTAAATATAGAAACTCATTTTAAAGATAgcgaaataaaaaatgttattgaatttttattaagagctaaatatattgataag GTTATACAAAATGTTGGTTTTTGTGTAGGTTTGTATGatataatagaaataaaaaataaggaaattATAAAAGGTAGTGGGGAAATTAGATTAAAGGTTATTTTTCGCTTGGTTATTTTCCAGCCTTTtgaaaatgaaattataGAGGGATTTGTTAAAAGTTCAGATTCTAATGGAATAATAa ttaGTTTAGGTTTCTTCGAAAATATACGTGTAAATAGTGCAAATTTAAAGGAGCCAAAAgaatt AGAGAAAAAGGAATGGTACTGGACTTATGAaggaataaaatttttttatactaaAGATGAATTGATAAGAGTACGAATATTGGACACTTATTTTAGTG atccGAATGAAATGAATAAGGATGAGTCCATACCATCCATGTCAATAACg gggACTGTACAACAAGATGGTCTTGGTTTAGTAAAGTGGTGGAAATAa